A window from Phalacrocorax aristotelis chromosome 5, bGulAri2.1, whole genome shotgun sequence encodes these proteins:
- the CHST14 gene encoding carbohydrate sulfotransferase 14, with amino-acid sequence MFPRPPFPGEVRRAAASGRSRSRPRGAGGGTVLLPSMLMFGVILASSGLLLMIEKGILAEVKPPPLHPAPGELSRRGGEEAPGDLDYEVLRDIRNRTIRAVCGQRAMPRSVWELPAGQRRTVLRHLLVSDKYRFLYCYVPKVACSNWKRILKVLDGALESVDVKLKMDHKSDLVFLGDMKPDEISYRLKNYYKFIFVRNPVERLLSAYRNKFGEIKEYQQKYGVEIIRRYRKNGGNSAGDDVTFSEFLRYLLDEEVERMNEHWMPIYNLCQPCAVRYDFIGSYERLNADANYVLERVQSPSFIRFPERQSWYKPVTAETLHYYLCNTQRRLIKELLTKYILDFSLFAYPLPNITSEFCRQ; translated from the coding sequence ATGTTCCCCCGTCCCCCATTCCCCGGCGAGGTGAGGCGGGCGGCCGCCTCGGGCCGCAGCCGCTCCCGCCCGcggggggccggcggcggcaCGGTGCTGCTGCCCTCCATGCTGATGTTCGGCGTGATCCTGGCTTCCAGCGGGCTGCTCCTCATGATCGAGAAGGGCATCCTGGCCGAGGTGAAGCCGCCGCCGCTGCACCCGGCGCCGGGGGAGCTCTCCCGGCGGGGCGGCGAGGAGGCGCCCGGCGACCTGGACTACGAGGTGCTGCGGGACATCCGCAACCGCACCATCCGCGCCGTGTGCGGGCAGCGGGCCATGCCCCGCAGCGTCTGGGAGCTGCCGGCCGGCCAGCGGCGGACGGTCCTCCGGCACCTCCTGGTCAGCGACAAGTACCGCTTCTTGTACTGCTACGTGCCCAAGGTGGCCTGCTCCAACTGGAAACGCATCCTGAAGGTGCTGGACGGGGCGCTGGAGAGCGTCGACGTCAAGCTGAAGATGGACCACAAGAGCGACCTGGTGTTCCTGGGCGACATGAAGCCGGACGAGATCAGCTACCGCCTCAAGAACTACTACAAGTTCATCTTCGTGCGAAACCCCGTGGAGAGGCTGCTGTCAGCCTACAGGAACAAATTTGGGGAGATCAAGGAGTACCAGCAGAAGTATGGGGTGGAGATCATCAGGCGGTATCGGAAGAACGGGGGGAATTCGGCGGGTGACGACGTGACCTTCTCCGAGTTTCTGCGGTACCTGTTGGACGAGGAGGTGGAGAGGATGAACGAGCACTGGATGCCCATCTACAACCTGTGCCAGCCCTGCGCCGTGAGGTACGACTTCATCGGCTCCTACGAGCGGCTGAACGCCGACGCCAACTACGTCCTCGAGCGAGTCCAGTCGCCCTCCTTCATCCGCTTCCCCGAACGGCAGTCGTGGTACAAGCCCGTGACGGCAGAGACGCTCCATTACTACCTGTGCAACACCCAGCGCCGGCTGATAAAAGAGCTGTTAACAAAATACATCCTGGATTTCTCCCTCTTTGCCTACCCCCTCCCCAACATAACCAGCGAATTCTGCAGGCAATGA